A genomic segment from Moorena sp. SIOASIH encodes:
- a CDS encoding HpsJ family protein yields MTKLDGNKLTESVEDIRQFNFSFLRSATLLHWIGYGLLVLTLFDLVETFIPPNFMNPAWELQTIGALVERVPVPLLGLALVFYGERHGRERWEVLVVKVLSWLALVLGVLYFLLIPLGILNTVRINKQASTQITTQVNRGMTQFQQVKDALEKANTEAEMEKLLASLSSKGRTPDINNSQELERVKEQLASFIARGEQSIQTQAQSSLSSRRLGLFKSAVKWNLGALVSGALFITIWKSTPWARRKG; encoded by the coding sequence ATGACTAAATTAGATGGCAATAAATTGACTGAATCCGTAGAGGATATACGGCAGTTTAACTTTTCTTTTCTAAGATCTGCGACTCTGTTGCACTGGATAGGTTATGGCCTTTTAGTGCTAACTTTATTTGACCTGGTTGAAACGTTTATCCCACCAAACTTTATGAATCCTGCCTGGGAATTACAGACCATAGGGGCATTGGTGGAACGGGTTCCTGTACCTTTACTCGGCTTAGCACTGGTGTTTTATGGAGAGCGCCATGGGCGGGAGAGATGGGAAGTCCTGGTTGTGAAGGTTTTATCCTGGTTAGCTTTGGTGTTGGGAGTGCTATATTTCCTGCTGATTCCTTTGGGAATTCTTAACACAGTGCGGATTAATAAACAAGCCAGTACTCAAATTACTACTCAAGTTAACCGAGGGATGACCCAATTCCAACAAGTTAAAGATGCTTTGGAGAAAGCAAATACAGAAGCGGAGATGGAAAAACTTTTGGCAAGCCTGAGTAGTAAAGGTCGCACTCCGGATATCAATAATTCTCAGGAATTGGAGAGGGTTAAAGAACAGCTAGCTTCATTCATTGCTCGTGGTGAGCAGAGCATACAAACCCAAGCTCAATCGAGTTTATCGTCTCGTCGTCTGGGTCTGTTTAAAAGTGCTGTGAAATGGAATTTGGGAGCTTTGGTGTCTGGAGCTTTGTTTATTACTATCTGGAAGTCTACCCCCTGGGCGAGACGAAAGGGTTGA
- a CDS encoding photosystem I reaction center protein subunit XI, with the protein MDVIDHGGDPQVGNLATPINSSAFTKAFINNLPAYRKGLSPNRRGLEVGMAHGYFLYGPFALLGPLRGTEYANTAGLLATVGLVALLTVALSIYGAAGSGKPKATLTTPNPPEDLGTKEGWSEFASGFFLGACGGAVFAYFLCLTPHLAPLQKIASGVWSS; encoded by the coding sequence ATGGATGTAATTGACCATGGTGGAGATCCCCAAGTGGGTAATCTAGCCACACCAATTAATTCCTCTGCTTTCACAAAAGCTTTCATCAACAACTTGCCAGCCTATCGTAAAGGGTTATCACCCAATCGCCGGGGTCTAGAAGTTGGTATGGCTCATGGCTACTTTCTGTATGGACCGTTTGCCTTACTAGGTCCGTTACGTGGGACAGAGTATGCCAACACAGCTGGTTTACTGGCAACAGTTGGCTTAGTGGCTCTTCTGACAGTTGCTTTATCTATTTATGGAGCGGCTGGCTCCGGCAAACCTAAGGCAACATTGACCACACCCAATCCACCAGAAGACTTAGGAACTAAAGAAGGCTGGAGTGAATTTGCCAGTGGTTTCTTCCTTGGTGCTTGTGGCGGGGCAGTTTTTGCCTATTTCCTATGCCTGACACCTCATCTAGCGCCACTGCAAAAGATTGCTAGTGGAGTATGGTCTTCTTAA
- a CDS encoding photosystem I reaction center subunit VIII — MTGAYAASFLPTMLVPFIGLVMPTVVLGLLFIHIESDAD; from the coding sequence ATGACAGGCGCATACGCAGCTTCTTTCTTACCAACGATGCTAGTCCCCTTCATAGGCTTAGTTATGCCTACTGTAGTTTTGGGACTTTTGTTTATCCACATTGAAAGCGACGCTGACTAA